One segment of Moorella sp. E308F DNA contains the following:
- the recA gene encoding recombinase RecA — MVTGREQALAKVLAEIEKKHGKGAIMRLGQQERLNIEAMPTGILPLDLALGVGGLPRGRIIEIFGEEGSGKTTIALHAVTEAQKGGGNAVLIDAEHAFDPNYAKTLGVDIENLLVSQPEYGEQALEIASALIQSSAVDIIVIDSVAALVPKKELEGEFGDAIVGLQARLMSQAMRKLSGIVSKSKTIVIFINQIREKINTGSSFGKPDYVTPGGRALKFYSSVRIEVQRGDKIKNGTEVVGHKMKTRVVKNKVAPPFRGCELDLLCGQGVSKEGAILEMAVEKGIVAKSGAWYSWQGDHLGQGLENTCEFLRQHPDIAREIETRLKESLNGVLPPGKII, encoded by the coding sequence ATGGTAACCGGCCGTGAACAAGCCCTCGCTAAGGTCCTGGCAGAGATTGAAAAAAAGCATGGTAAGGGCGCCATCATGCGCCTGGGCCAGCAGGAACGCCTCAACATCGAAGCCATGCCCACAGGAATACTCCCCCTGGACCTGGCCCTGGGCGTAGGCGGCTTGCCCAGGGGCCGCATAATCGAAATCTTCGGCGAAGAAGGATCAGGGAAGACAACCATTGCCCTGCACGCTGTTACCGAGGCCCAAAAAGGCGGCGGCAACGCCGTCCTGATCGACGCCGAGCACGCCTTTGACCCCAATTACGCCAAAACCCTCGGGGTGGATATTGAGAATTTGCTGGTCAGCCAGCCTGAATACGGCGAGCAGGCTTTAGAAATAGCCTCAGCCCTTATCCAATCTTCTGCCGTAGATATAATTGTGATAGATTCCGTTGCCGCCCTGGTGCCGAAAAAAGAATTAGAAGGGGAATTCGGGGATGCCATTGTCGGGCTCCAGGCCAGGCTCATGTCCCAGGCCATGCGGAAGCTTTCCGGGATAGTCTCCAAGTCCAAAACGATAGTCATTTTTATCAATCAAATCAGGGAAAAGATAAACACCGGCAGCTCTTTCGGCAAACCGGATTACGTTACACCCGGCGGCAGGGCGCTTAAGTTTTATTCATCGGTAAGGATTGAGGTCCAGCGGGGGGATAAGATTAAAAACGGGACGGAAGTTGTAGGACACAAAATGAAAACGCGGGTTGTAAAAAACAAGGTTGCGCCACCGTTCCGGGGATGCGAGTTAGATTTGCTCTGTGGCCAGGGGGTATCCAAAGAAGGAGCCATATTGGAAATGGCAGTTGAGAAAGGAATCGTGGCTAAAAGCGGTGCCTGGTATTCCTGGCAGGGCGATCACCTGGGTCAAGGCCTTGAAAATACCTGCGAATTTTTACGGCAGCACCCGGACATTGCCCGGGAGATAGAAACTAGGCTGAAAGAGAGCCTGAATGGGGTATTACCCCCGGGGAAGATTATTTAA
- a CDS encoding ImmA/IrrE family metallo-endopeptidase, with product MQEYIIKAVNDLVKKYNTRDPLKLAECLGIKIIPFPFRKIKGMVLEFMGRKLIGINSSLPREEQRVIVGHEIGHDQLSPAGLGYFFMVENTCIITGSEEYRANAFTAELLLAEERPRYGQTIEEFAAELGVPPELVKIKFIK from the coding sequence ATGCAGGAATACATCATCAAAGCTGTAAATGACCTGGTGAAAAAATATAACACCAGGGACCCCTTAAAGCTGGCTGAATGCCTGGGCATCAAAATCATCCCATTTCCATTCCGCAAAATAAAAGGCATGGTCTTGGAGTTTATGGGCCGCAAACTCATCGGGATCAACTCTTCCCTCCCCAGAGAAGAGCAAAGGGTTATAGTCGGCCACGAAATCGGCCATGACCAGTTATCGCCCGCCGGCCTTGGTTACTTTTTTATGGTGGAAAACACCTGCATAATCACCGGGTCGGAAGAATACCGCGCCAATGCTTTTACCGCTGAATTATTGTTGGCAGAAGAACGGCCCAGGTATGGACAAACCATAGAAGAATTTGCGGCTGAATTAGGGGTGCCGCCGGAGCTGGTAAAGATAAAGTTTATAAAGTGA
- a CDS encoding type II toxin-antitoxin system HicA family toxin gives MSPRLPRITGVDAVAALRRGGFTVEYIKGSHYHMVHRSIPARQVIIPVHAGKTLKPKTLKSILDKAGLTIEEFLNLL, from the coding sequence ATGAGTCCCCGCCTGCCAAGAATAACCGGGGTTGATGCCGTGGCTGCCTTGAGGCGGGGAGGTTTTACTGTTGAATACATCAAAGGTAGCCACTATCACATGGTTCATCGGTCCATTCCGGCACGCCAGGTTATTATACCTGTTCATGCCGGCAAAACCTTGAAACCGAAAACCTTAAAGAGCATATTGGATAAAGCGGGATTAACGATAGAAGAATTTCTAAACTTGCTTTAA
- a CDS encoding type II toxin-antitoxin system HicB family antitoxin yields MLPQKDLETLSKLPPERLRMVLNFARANLINQKITRRYNIKIDWNEPAGEGDIAGYTVTVPSLPPVVTEGDTREEALENAREAIACYLEYLIITGQPVPESDNEGEDMVEVTV; encoded by the coding sequence ATGCTGCCTCAAAAAGACTTAGAAACACTCTCGAAGCTGCCGCCGGAACGGCTACGCATGGTGCTTAATTTTGCCAGGGCCAATTTAATCAATCAAAAAATAACCCGCAGGTATAACATAAAAATAGACTGGAACGAACCTGCCGGCGAAGGTGATATTGCCGGGTATACAGTAACCGTTCCTTCCCTACCCCCCGTGGTCACCGAAGGAGATACCCGGGAAGAAGCCCTGGAAAACGCCCGTGAGGCAATTGCCTGCTACCTTGAATATCTCATCATTACCGGCCAACCCGTACCTGAAAGCGATAATGAAGGCGAAGATATGGTGGAGGTTACTGTATGA
- a CDS encoding helix-turn-helix domain-containing protein translates to MNRIREVREKKGLSGHKIAEQLGISAPYYYDIEKGKRRGNPDLFRRLAEILDVSVDYLLGLEDEPRSLQEKTHDQKYPPEGKEKRTKPIDTREWYNRDEPPSNIELEEFLRQSNVQFNGAPLDEEDKEDIIEFLKFAWKTLKKEKEKEKGK, encoded by the coding sequence ATGAATAGGATTAGAGAGGTCCGAGAAAAGAAGGGCTTGTCAGGACATAAAATAGCCGAACAACTAGGAATCTCGGCTCCTTATTATTACGATATAGAAAAAGGGAAGAGGCGCGGTAACCCCGATCTATTTCGCCGTTTGGCTGAAATATTAGACGTATCCGTGGACTATCTCCTTGGTCTGGAAGATGAGCCCCGTTCTCTTCAGGAAAAAACTCACGATCAAAAATACCCCCCAGAGGGAAAGGAAAAGCGGACCAAACCTATAGACACAAGAGAATGGTATAACCGAGACGAACCGCCCAGCAATATAGAATTGGAAGAATTCCTTAGACAAAGCAACGTCCAGTTCAACGGGGCGCCCTTGGACGAAGAGGATAAAGAGGATATAATAGAATTCCTAAAGTTCGCCTGGAAAACCCTGAAGAAAGAAAAAGAGAAAGAGAAAGGTAAATAA
- a CDS encoding helix-turn-helix domain-containing protein produces MEHLRDMISARLKEKQISLKQLAKMTGYTPAYISDLLRSKRRLNEDTLYRICSALDLEIAVIPGRD; encoded by the coding sequence ATGGAACATTTAAGAGATATGATTTCGGCCCGACTCAAGGAAAAACAAATATCGCTTAAACAACTTGCAAAGATGACAGGGTATACCCCTGCTTATATTTCCGATCTTCTCCGAAGTAAAAGAAGATTAAATGAGGACACGCTTTACCGTATTTGCTCTGCCTTAGACCTCGAAATAGCAGTGATACCTGGTAGAGATTAA
- the yhbH gene encoding sporulation protein YhbH, whose product MDTQYILSREDWSLHRKGYLDQQRHQEKVREAIRKNLPQIITEESIIMGKGKKVVRIPIRSLEEYHFRFNYNQGRNVGQGSGGTRKGTVIGREAPEGAGKGSGAGDQPGVDYYEAEVTLEEVQEMLFRDLELPNLQEKKKPILASPTYEFRDVRRKGLMGNLDKKRTLLENLKRNAMKGKLCIGGITPEDLRFKTWEEKMRYETSAVVFAMMDTSGSMGTYEKYIARTFFFWMVRFLRTRYQQVEIVFIAHHTQAREVSEEEFFARGESGGTRCSSAYQLALEIIDKRYPPADYNIYPFHFTDGDNLPSDNEACLEAVQQLLPKVNLLGYGEIVNPYYRTSTLMNVLKRIKDERLVTVAIKDKSEVYQALRQFFAGSKGRELGETRI is encoded by the coding sequence ATGGATACCCAGTACATCCTTTCGCGGGAAGACTGGTCCCTGCACCGGAAAGGCTATCTGGACCAGCAGCGGCACCAGGAAAAGGTGCGCGAAGCCATCAGGAAAAATCTACCCCAGATTATTACCGAAGAAAGTATTATCATGGGCAAGGGCAAAAAGGTGGTCAGGATACCCATCAGGAGCCTGGAGGAGTATCACTTTCGTTTCAATTATAACCAGGGCCGGAACGTTGGCCAGGGCAGCGGCGGTACCCGGAAGGGAACGGTCATCGGCCGCGAGGCCCCTGAGGGTGCCGGTAAAGGATCGGGAGCGGGCGATCAGCCGGGGGTTGACTATTACGAAGCCGAGGTTACCCTGGAGGAAGTCCAGGAAATGCTTTTCCGGGACCTGGAGCTTCCCAATCTTCAGGAAAAGAAAAAACCCATCCTGGCTTCGCCCACCTATGAATTTCGCGACGTCCGCCGCAAAGGTCTCATGGGTAACCTGGACAAAAAACGCACCCTCCTGGAGAATCTCAAACGCAATGCCATGAAGGGGAAGCTCTGCATTGGCGGCATCACCCCGGAAGACCTGCGGTTTAAAACCTGGGAGGAAAAAATGCGTTATGAGACCAGTGCCGTGGTTTTTGCCATGATGGATACCTCCGGCAGCATGGGGACCTATGAGAAGTATATCGCCCGGACTTTCTTTTTCTGGATGGTGCGTTTTCTGCGCACCAGGTACCAGCAAGTGGAAATTGTCTTTATCGCCCACCACACCCAGGCCAGGGAAGTCTCTGAAGAAGAATTCTTTGCCAGGGGCGAAAGCGGCGGCACCCGCTGTTCCTCGGCCTACCAGCTGGCCCTGGAGATTATTGATAAGCGCTATCCCCCGGCGGATTATAATATCTACCCCTTTCATTTTACCGACGGCGATAATCTTCCCAGCGACAATGAGGCCTGCCTGGAGGCCGTGCAGCAGCTCTTGCCCAAAGTAAATCTCCTGGGCTACGGGGAAATTGTCAACCCTTATTACCGCACCAGCACCCTGATGAATGTCCTGAAACGCATCAAGGATGAACGCCTGGTGACAGTGGCCATCAAAGATAAAAGTGAGGTTTACCAGGCCCTGCGCCAATTTTTTGCTGGCTCAAAAGGGAGGGAGCTCGGTGAAACAAGAATATAA
- a CDS encoding SpoVR family protein, giving the protein MKQEYKALARAIEVIHDQARQFGLDFFPMRFELCPADVIYAFGAYGMPTRFTHWTFGKHFYKMKLQYDFNLSRIYELVINSDPCYAFLLEGNDLIQNKLVIAHVFAHSDFFKNNIHFAPTSRHMVETMAAHAAKIREYEFKYGRREVEIFLDAALSIQEHIEPPAIFPVAEEEGEKDTGHHHPPETPYDDLWALDGKPKEQPRERTRKIPPRPTKDMLAFIMKHSPELEDWQRDILAIVREEMRYFWPQMETKIINEGWATYWHARIMRELDLTEEETIEFAHLHASVTQPGKMQINPYYVGSKIFEDIEKRWDKPSQEERERYGRQGGEGRAKIFEVRSCENDISFLRNYLTRELVEELDLFLYQKVGSEWVVVEKDWEKVRDGLVSRLTNCGFPYIVVEDGDYQRRGELYLKHCYEDLELDVPYLEKTLPYVYLLWGRPVHLETVIDGKKAVFSYDGKKNSRR; this is encoded by the coding sequence GTGAAACAAGAATATAAGGCCCTTGCCAGAGCCATCGAAGTCATTCACGACCAAGCCAGGCAATTTGGCCTGGACTTTTTTCCCATGCGTTTTGAACTCTGCCCGGCCGATGTAATCTATGCCTTTGGCGCCTATGGCATGCCCACCAGGTTTACCCACTGGACCTTTGGCAAGCATTTCTATAAAATGAAGCTCCAGTATGACTTCAACCTGAGCCGGATTTACGAATTGGTCATCAATTCCGACCCCTGCTATGCCTTTTTACTGGAGGGCAATGACCTGATCCAGAATAAACTGGTCATTGCCCACGTCTTCGCTCATAGCGATTTTTTTAAGAATAATATTCACTTTGCTCCTACTTCCCGCCACATGGTGGAAACCATGGCCGCCCATGCAGCAAAAATAAGAGAGTACGAGTTTAAATACGGCCGCCGGGAGGTAGAGATTTTCCTCGACGCCGCCCTGTCCATCCAGGAGCATATCGAGCCCCCGGCCATTTTTCCGGTAGCGGAAGAGGAGGGGGAAAAGGACACGGGGCATCACCACCCTCCGGAGACACCCTATGATGACCTGTGGGCCCTGGACGGCAAACCGAAGGAACAGCCCAGGGAACGTACCCGCAAAATACCCCCGCGGCCAACAAAGGATATGCTGGCCTTTATCATGAAACACAGCCCCGAGCTGGAGGACTGGCAGCGGGACATCCTGGCTATAGTCCGGGAAGAAATGCGGTATTTCTGGCCCCAGATGGAGACGAAAATCATAAATGAAGGCTGGGCCACCTACTGGCACGCCCGCATTATGCGGGAACTTGATTTAACAGAAGAAGAAACCATTGAATTTGCCCACCTCCATGCCAGCGTCACCCAGCCGGGTAAAATGCAGATCAACCCCTATTATGTGGGCAGCAAGATCTTTGAGGATATTGAAAAGCGCTGGGATAAACCCTCCCAGGAAGAAAGGGAACGCTACGGCCGCCAGGGTGGGGAGGGCCGGGCCAAGATTTTTGAAGTCCGCAGCTGTGAAAACGACATCTCTTTCCTGCGCAACTACCTGACCCGGGAACTGGTGGAAGAGCTGGATCTCTTTCTTTACCAGAAGGTAGGGTCGGAATGGGTAGTTGTGGAGAAGGACTGGGAAAAAGTGCGGGACGGCCTAGTCAGCCGCCTCACCAACTGCGGTTTTCCCTATATCGTTGTTGAGGATGGCGACTACCAGCGCCGGGGCGAGCTCTATCTCAAGCATTGCTATGAAGACCTGGAACTGGATGTCCCTTACCTGGAAAAGACCCTGCCCTACGTTTACCTGTTGTGGGGCCGGCCGGTCCACCTGGAAACCGTCATTGACGGCAAGAAGGCTGTTTTTAGTTATGACGGCAAGAAAAATAGCCGTCGCTGA
- a CDS encoding phenylacetate--CoA ligase, whose amino-acid sequence MYWNERYECMPEEELRELQLERLQATVKRAFFNVPFYRKAFQAIGLEPGDIKSLDDLQKLPFTTKQDLRDNYPFGMFAVPMSEVVRIHSSSGTTGKPTVVGYTRHDIDVWAELMARALVCGGTTRHDIIQNAYGYGLFTGGLGIHYGAERLGASVIPISGGNTKRQVMIMKDYGSTVLTCTPSYALHIAEVMAEMGISPEELKLRCGIFGAEPWSENMRQEIEKRLGISAVDIYGLSEVIGPGVGIECQEKNGLHVFGDHFLVEVIDPVTEKPVPPGQLGELVITSLTKEALPVIRYRTRDITTLIPGTCSCGRTYARVARFTGRTDDMLIIRGVNIFPSQVESVLLEMGGTEPHYLLIVDRQGALDTLEVKVEVSDSLFSDKVRGLEELEKRLVSELESTLGISVKVTLVEPKTIDRSEGKAVRVIDKRKI is encoded by the coding sequence TTGTACTGGAACGAAAGATACGAGTGTATGCCGGAGGAAGAGTTAAGGGAACTCCAGCTGGAACGCCTCCAGGCAACGGTCAAAAGGGCCTTTTTCAACGTCCCCTTTTACCGCAAAGCTTTCCAGGCCATCGGCCTGGAACCGGGCGATATTAAAAGCCTGGATGATCTCCAGAAATTGCCCTTTACCACCAAACAGGATTTACGGGACAATTATCCCTTTGGCATGTTTGCCGTACCTATGAGCGAAGTGGTACGCATCCACTCTTCATCGGGTACGACCGGCAAGCCGACGGTGGTCGGTTATACCCGCCATGATATTGACGTCTGGGCCGAGCTCATGGCCCGGGCCCTGGTCTGCGGCGGGACAACCCGTCACGATATTATCCAGAACGCCTATGGTTACGGCCTCTTTACCGGCGGCTTGGGGATTCATTACGGCGCGGAGCGCCTGGGCGCGTCTGTTATCCCCATCTCCGGCGGCAATACCAAGCGCCAGGTAATGATCATGAAGGATTACGGCAGTACGGTTCTTACCTGTACTCCCTCCTATGCCCTGCACATTGCCGAGGTAATGGCTGAGATGGGCATCAGCCCGGAGGAATTAAAACTCCGGTGCGGTATTTTTGGTGCCGAACCTTGGTCGGAAAACATGCGCCAGGAGATCGAGAAGCGGCTGGGGATCAGCGCTGTTGATATCTACGGCCTGAGCGAAGTTATCGGTCCCGGCGTAGGTATTGAGTGCCAGGAGAAGAACGGCCTGCATGTTTTTGGCGATCACTTCCTGGTAGAAGTCATTGACCCGGTAACGGAGAAGCCGGTACCGCCGGGACAGCTGGGCGAGCTGGTCATTACGTCCCTCACGAAAGAGGCCCTGCCGGTCATTCGCTACCGGACGAGGGACATCACCACTCTAATCCCCGGGACGTGCTCCTGCGGCCGTACTTACGCCCGGGTGGCCCGCTTCACCGGCCGGACGGACGACATGCTCATTATCCGCGGGGTTAATATCTTCCCCTCCCAGGTGGAGAGCGTCCTCCTGGAAATGGGCGGTACCGAGCCCCATTACCTCCTCATTGTCGACCGCCAGGGAGCCCTGGACACCCTGGAGGTCAAGGTAGAGGTTTCGGATTCCCTTTTCTCCGATAAAGTCCGGGGCCTGGAAGAACTGGAAAAACGCCTGGTCAGTGAGCTGGAAAGCACCCTGGGAATCAGCGTGAAAGTTACCCTGGTGGAGCCTAAAACCATCGATCGCAGCGAAGGCAAGGCCGTCAGGGTAATTGACAAGCGGAAGATATGA
- a CDS encoding ACT domain-containing protein has product MKIKQLSVFLENKSGRLAAVTRLLAGQGINIRALSIADTSDFGILRLIVNDPEQAYRALKEAGFTVSLTEVLGVEMPDRPGGLSNILSILEEAGINIEYLYAFIGKGDNGALVIFRVEELDKAITILQDKGITIVEGERIYRL; this is encoded by the coding sequence ATGAAAATCAAGCAGCTCTCGGTTTTCCTGGAGAACAAGTCGGGCCGGCTGGCAGCAGTAACGCGCCTGCTGGCCGGGCAGGGGATCAACATCCGCGCCCTGTCCATTGCCGACACTTCTGACTTTGGCATTTTACGCCTCATCGTCAACGATCCTGAACAGGCCTACCGCGCCCTGAAGGAAGCGGGTTTCACCGTCAGCCTCACCGAGGTCCTGGGGGTGGAAATGCCGGACCGGCCCGGGGGTTTGAGTAACATCCTTTCTATCCTTGAAGAAGCCGGCATCAACATCGAATACCTCTATGCCTTTATCGGTAAGGGCGATAACGGTGCCCTGGTGATTTTCCGCGTCGAAGAGCTGGATAAAGCTATTACGATTCTCCAGGATAAGGGAATTACTATTGTGGAGGGTGAAAGGATCTACCGCCTCTGA
- the hisC gene encoding histidinol-phosphate transaminase, producing the protein MATAPQCREAILTIKPYVPGKPIEEVQRELGVKDVIKLASNENPLGPSPDAVQALQEASERVYLYPDGNCYYLKNALAEKLGVSPENLIVGNGTDEIIKMLAETYLNPGDEIVVADPTFSEYEFAAQVMAGRAIKVPCRSFRHDLKAMAARITPRTRMVFICNPNNPTGTIVGQMVLDSFLKEVPPSVLVVLDEAYADYVTAEHYPDSLAYIRHGRANVIVLRTFSKIYGLAGLRVGYGVAVPEIIRNLNRVREPFNVNLLAQAAAIAALKDEAHYKKSREVNIEGKQYLYEQFAALGLQYVPTEANFIFVDIQRDSRTVFQELLKRGVIVRTGDIFGYDTYLRVTIGTPRQNERFIQALREVLGRA; encoded by the coding sequence GTGGCCACTGCACCTCAATGCCGGGAAGCCATCCTGACCATTAAGCCCTACGTACCTGGTAAACCCATTGAAGAAGTCCAGCGGGAACTGGGGGTTAAGGATGTAATTAAACTGGCATCTAATGAGAATCCCCTGGGCCCATCGCCGGATGCCGTCCAGGCTTTACAAGAGGCCAGCGAGAGGGTTTACCTGTACCCCGACGGAAACTGCTATTACTTGAAAAATGCCCTGGCGGAAAAACTGGGTGTTTCCCCGGAGAATCTCATTGTGGGTAATGGAACTGATGAGATAATAAAAATGCTGGCCGAGACTTACCTCAACCCCGGAGATGAAATAGTTGTCGCTGATCCTACTTTTTCCGAGTATGAGTTTGCCGCCCAGGTCATGGCCGGTCGGGCCATCAAGGTACCCTGCCGTAGTTTCCGTCACGACTTGAAGGCCATGGCCGCCAGGATAACGCCCCGGACACGGATGGTCTTCATCTGTAATCCCAACAACCCCACGGGGACCATTGTCGGCCAGATGGTCCTGGACAGCTTTTTAAAGGAAGTACCTCCTTCCGTCCTGGTGGTGCTGGATGAAGCCTATGCCGATTACGTAACGGCCGAGCACTATCCTGACAGCCTGGCCTATATCCGCCACGGACGGGCCAACGTCATTGTCCTGCGTACTTTTTCCAAAATTTACGGCTTGGCGGGCCTGCGCGTGGGATACGGCGTGGCTGTGCCGGAAATTATCAGGAACTTGAACCGGGTGCGGGAGCCCTTTAACGTCAATCTCTTAGCTCAGGCGGCGGCCATTGCTGCCCTCAAGGATGAGGCCCATTACAAGAAGAGCCGGGAAGTAAATATAGAAGGCAAACAGTACCTCTACGAACAGTTTGCAGCCCTGGGTCTGCAGTATGTTCCTACAGAGGCCAATTTCATCTTTGTCGACATCCAGCGGGACAGCCGCACCGTTTTCCAGGAGCTTTTAAAAAGAGGTGTGATTGTCCGTACCGGCGATATCTTTGGCTATGATACTTACCTGCGGGTGACCATAGGTACACCGCGGCAGAATGAACGCTTTATCCAGGCCCTGCGGGAAGTTTTGGGTCGGGCGTAA
- a CDS encoding GerMN domain-containing protein, translated as MRARKYLAVAVSLLLVVALASGCGLIDRLTGKSRSQVQIQLPPPETSTPATGAEEKKESTKTTQVVLYFSDPTGNYLVAEQRTIPLVEGIARAAIEELIKGPGPGSQLLPTIPKGTVLKDINIRPDGLCRVDFSKELVANHSGGSLGESLTVYSIVNTLTQFPSVKQVQFLVDGQFVKTIAGHVDVSAAISRNESLIKKEAQ; from the coding sequence TTGCGGGCAAGAAAATACTTGGCAGTTGCAGTGAGTTTGTTGCTTGTAGTTGCTTTGGCGAGCGGGTGCGGTTTAATAGATAGGTTGACGGGTAAGTCCCGGTCCCAGGTCCAGATCCAGTTGCCGCCGCCGGAAACCAGCACGCCGGCAACCGGGGCCGAAGAAAAGAAAGAAAGCACCAAAACTACCCAGGTTGTCCTCTATTTCAGCGACCCCACCGGGAATTACCTGGTGGCCGAGCAACGTACCATCCCGCTGGTAGAGGGTATTGCCCGGGCAGCCATTGAGGAACTCATTAAAGGACCGGGGCCGGGTTCGCAGCTCCTGCCGACTATTCCCAAGGGGACGGTCCTGAAAGATATAAACATCCGCCCCGATGGCCTGTGCAGGGTAGATTTCAGTAAAGAACTGGTGGCCAACCACAGCGGTGGTTCCCTGGGGGAAAGTTTAACCGTCTATTCCATCGTCAATACCCTGACCCAGTTTCCCTCGGTCAAACAGGTCCAGTTCCTGGTGGACGGCCAATTTGTTAAAACTATTGCCGGACATGTCGATGTTTCGGCGGCTATAAGCCGCAATGAAAGCCTCATCAAAAAGGAAGCGCAGTAA